The nucleotide sequence CGCCTGTCTCTCCCATCCCCCGGACCCCTCTGCCTCGAGGGACGCAGCCCGAGGCTGCCGGGGCTTTGGCATAGGGCACTCACGCGGGTCCTGGGCACGGCCGTCGAACTGCTCCTGTGTGGAGGAGAGATAGGAGAGGGTGCTGAGGGCCCCAGGGCTCCCTCCCACACCCCCGGCAGAGCACCCGCCCTCACCGTTAGGGTACACACTTACCAGGCTGCCGGCGTGGGGGTGGCCCCGCTCCTCCTCACCCCCGCTCTGCTCTGCCACgtcccaggagctgcagagggaaGAGGGGGCAAGGGGGGACACGCTGTTGGTGATGGGCCCCCAGCCTCGACCCCGAGGGATGCTGCCAGGAACGGGTTGCCAGCCAGGCTTTGCGCTGCCAGCTGCGCCCCGTCGAGCCCGTCATCCACCTACCTGATCGTCCCTTACCCAGCCTGTGTGTCCCCTGGGCACTGAAGGGGATTGCGGCAGGGGCCGTGCTCCCCCAAGAACCACCACCTTTCTGTGATGCCCGAAAGCAGCAAGCTGGCCTGCCACCACATCCACTTGTTTCCCCACGTGCCGGCACGCATCATTCTTGTGCTCGGAGGATGCTgcgctgggggagctgcagcCCCGAAGTCCCTCCTGCTGTGAGGGCCACCTGCAGGGGCTGAGCCCGTCTTCTCCTTTGCCTGGCCACTACAGCCCCAGTGCCACCAAGCACTGTGTCCCCAACCTCACCAATGACCTTGGATCCAGCCGTGCATCACCCCGGGGCAGTTATGCCACTGGAGGTGGCTGTTATCCTGCCTGCAGGCTTGCCTGCCTCCTCCTCGCCGTGCAGACGCCCGGCACAGGCTGGGCCGGCTCCAGTGCCTCCTCAGGctctcccctctgctgcccaTCACCCCTCATTCATCCTCCCAGGGGTGTGCAGCCTGCTCACCTCCTCCCAGGGAGCTTTCCCTGTCAAATCAGGGCTCCCCTGGTGAGCCACAGCGGCCCCAGCCCCAGTGCCGGGACCCAGCCCTGTGGCGGGCAGCGGCGTCAGCGCTGTGCCATCCCACCCTGCCCGCTGCAGAGTTTGTGCGCCAGCTCGGCCACCGACATGGCTGTCCCCCGGCCAAATCGCCGTCTCTGCACCCATGGCTCTCATCAGTGCTGCACCCTTGCCCTGGGGCAGAGACGGGTCGCCGCCACAGCAACCCACGGACCACAGCCAGACACGGGGTACATTAAACACCTCCCACATGCTGCGTCTCCCCGGCTGCCTGCGAGGGCACTACGGGAGCCTGTGCCAACATGCACGGCTGCCCCTCGCTGCTGATACAACCGCCCCAGCCATGCAGCACTCACCTCTTGTCCAGGAGCAGCTTGCCAGAGTCTCGGTTGCTGcgggaggagaaggcagctgtgagCCCCTAGTCTTGctcgccgtgccgtgccgtgccgcagGGCCAGGGCTCACCTGCACAGCAGGGTCCGGGCCATGCAGCCCAGGGCGGCCAGCAGCAGGGCGCCGGAGACAGTCAGCACGGCCACGAACCAGGCCGGCGGGTGCCACACCGCCTCTGTCCGCACAACAACCAGCGGCTCCTTCCGCAGCGTCTGCGGAGGCGGTGGGGTGAAGGGGCATGCGACAGCCGGGGGGCCTGATGGACCTGGGAGCCCTGCCTGGCCAACAGGCTCTGCCTACCGTGCACAGGGTGGTGGTGCTGGGTGGCACTGGGGTGCTCCGGGGGGTGACATGCACCACCAGTGCCACCGTGGTGCTGcggcggggggcaccggggccTCCCCGTACCTCCACCAGCAGCACAAAAGTGCGGGGCTCGGCCAGGTCATCGGGGAGGTAGAAGAGGGTGTTTCCCTCCAGCTGAAAGCGCCCGTCCTCGTTGCCTGGACGAGAGGGTCTGCTCAGTGCCACGCCGCGGTGAGGGGCTGGGTTGTACCGTGGCTTGGCCGCTCCTCACCTCCAGTGATGGTGTATGACAGCACGGCACCGTTGGGGCTGCTCTGGCATGCCAGGCGGGTGACAGACTGGCGGCCGCCCGACCTGGCCGTGATCCGCAGCTCCTGCACCTCAGGGGTGCACACTGGCGCCTGGTCCGGCACGGCCTGCCGGGAGCGGGGGGAGGAAGTATGGCACCCGCGGTGCTTGCACCCACCATGGTTCACCTGATGGGCTTGCACTCACACCTGCAGGTGCACAGTCACATCGCACAGGCGGCTCCGCCGCTTTGCTGGGTCCAGGTCGTTGTGGATGTCCGTCAGCCGCACGGTCAGCCTGTAGCTCTTGTGCTGCTCAGAGTCGAGGGCTCCTACCACACGGATCTCGCCTGCGGGGCGGTGCGAGCTGCTGGGCACCCACGGGTGCCACAGGAGGTGgcgggggctggggaaggggctgggcaCTCACCGGTGCGCGTGTCAATGGAGAAAGGctgcgcggggctgggggccccCTCCAGGCTGTACTCGAGGCTGTCTGGTGGGTAGTCGCGGTCGGTGCCGGCCACACGCCCGACAGCGCTGCCAAAAGCCGCCGTCTCCGGCACGGTGAAGGTGGCACCGTTGGGGCACACCGGTGTGAATTCGTTGACGGGCGTCACCATCACGAGCACGGGCACGCGGGCTGTGGGGCACACAGCGGCTCAGCCACACTGGCACCAGCCTGCACCAGGCTGGGCATGCTCTCCgctgggcaggctgggggacacggggacggtGGCACCACCCCTTGGGTGGCCATCTCTGGGGCAGCAGGGGAGGAACATTTCCTCTGTAATCTGCTGGTTTTGGGGTCAGGAAGGGGCTTTTCCCACCTCCCCGGTGACGTCTCCCattgcaccccccccccgggcactCACTGCTCAGTGGGGGCTCCCCTCCTGTCGTCACAACGATGGTGGCCGTGAACTGGAAGCCCACAGCGGCCACGGCCTCCGAGTCATAGTCCAGGGTGGTGTTGACCTGCCgagccagggcagggggggtcAGGCAGAGCCAAGATGTTCCGCAAAGCTGGGGTATCCCGCAAAGCCGGGGTATCCCGCAAAGCTGCGATGCCAGGGGAACAGGAAGGAGCAAGGGGGGGCACAGGCAGGCCTTGGGGAGCGGAGGCCCCTGGGGAGCCCTGGCCCAGGACCCAGCATGATGGCACATGTCAGAGGGTCCCCACTGTCCCGCCGGACTCCCCCAGGTCTGGGCTTGCTGGTCGCCTGGACGCTGCCCACAGCCCCGCTCACCTGCAGCCGCGGCCCCTCCATGCGGAAGCGGGAGTGGGAGGCGGGGGGCCCCTCAAGGGCATAGTGCAGCCACCCCGCGGTGCTGGCGGAGTCGGCGCACCTCAGTGTCACCAGGGTGCTGCCAGGGGACACTGTCTCAGGCACCTGGGACCTGCGGTggggcagccagcagctcagctcctgtCCACCATGTCCTGGGCACGGCAGAGCATCGTccacaccccactccccccccccaaaccctacaCAGAGATGGCTGGGACGCAGCTCGGTGCCCGCCGGTCTGTCCCCTGCACGGTGACATTGAGCGTGGCGGTGGCGTGGTCGGCGGGGTGCAGCGCATTGTAAGCCCGGACGAGGAGGAGTGCATGGCCCACCTCCAGCCGGCGGGTGCTGCGGATCTCACCCGTCACTGTGGGAGAAGGCACGGCCTCACGCCaggcacggggatggggacagggtggccctggggaccCCCGCCATCCTGCTCACCCTCATCGATGGTGAAGAGTCTGGGTGCCACAGGAGCGAGAATGGCGTAGTGGACGTTGTCACCGCTGGCATGAACCCGTGTGACCACCTCCAAGGGGCCGGTGCCCTCCGGCACCGTCACGGCCCACTGCGGCTCGCTGCAGGCAAGGCAGGCAGTGTGGCATGGCCTGCTGCCACCAGCaccccctgcccggcccggccccactCACGGGAAGGCGACACGGGGACGGTGTGATGGCAGCACCTCCACCCTCACGGTCCCGCTGCAGTTGTGCCCGTGGCGGTCCATCGCCTCGATCTCCAGCCTGAAAATCTGCAGGGCAGTGCCGGGGTGGCCGTGGGACAGCCCCGAGTGGCaccggggacagggatggggacag is from Harpia harpyja isolate bHarHar1 chromosome Z, bHarHar1 primary haplotype, whole genome shotgun sequence and encodes:
- the CDHR4 gene encoding cadherin-related family member 4; its protein translation is MGTHGRLTFLLLLLLSLRAPGTFVRAAALPDLPRVVVLSEDAVPGTCVAKLTVSCSNVSGSPNVTLHGIEPGHPFNPIAISADPVAPATFQAEVTLRAGVELDARQVNQYTLTLRAACPGEDEVEERLFVQVTAGQALRCDTPFATAGGDVVQVLADVAPRTPLYAVLPQPLGLTFRLRNHDTPLTLTRRGLVLAPVGGFDPSNDTQIFRLEIEAMDRHGHNCSGTVRVEVLPSHRPRVAFPEPQWAVTVPEGTGPLEVVTRVHASGDNVHYAILAPVAPRLFTIDEVTGEIRSTRRLEVGHALLLVRAYNALHPADHATATLNVTVQGTDRRAPSCVPAISVSQVPETVSPGSTLVTLRCADSASTAGWLHYALEGPPASHSRFRMEGPRLQVNTTLDYDSEAVAAVGFQFTATIVVTTGGEPPLSTRVPVLVMVTPVNEFTPVCPNGATFTVPETAAFGSAVGRVAGTDRDYPPDSLEYSLEGAPSPAQPFSIDTRTGEIRVVGALDSEQHKSYRLTVRLTDIHNDLDPAKRRSRLCDVTVHLQAVPDQAPVCTPEVQELRITARSGGRQSVTRLACQSSPNGAVLSYTITGGNEDGRFQLEGNTLFYLPDDLAEPRTFVLLVEVRGGPGAPRRSTTVALVVHVTPRSTPVPPSTTTLCTTLRKEPLVVVRTEAVWHPPAWFVAVLTVSGALLLAALGCMARTLLCSNRDSGKLLLDKSSWDVAEQSGGEEERGHPHAGSLEQFDGRAQDPRTGRDYLFNSVTGARRWI